CTCGCCAGGAGCTTGGATTagaattttttgttcttttcagaTGTCCGATGCCTTCTTTAACCAACGGATTCATTGGCCCGGAGTTTGGGGGATGCATTTGGGGTAATGGCGATTTGGGGAGAGATTAATTTGAGAGGCTGGGTCATAGGAGTTGGGGAAAGAACGTCGATTTGGAGCAAGCGACTGAGATTAATCCATGTTTTGGATTGCTTCTAGGCGGCAGAAGGAAGGAGAATGGAGAAATATTGGAGGGAGATCGATCTGTGGTGTCTCCTACCTCGATTTGGTCAACTTCTAGcaggagaaggagagagacaaGAGCTCTGCGCGGGAGATTTGGCGCGCGAGACCTTGAGCGACGCGCAGGAGACTGGAGCTTGCGGGAAAATTTGGTGAGCTCGCGGTTGCGCGCGAGAGAAGGGCACGCTCGTGGCAGCGAGCGGCGCGAGACGAGGATGCGTGCCATGGGGAGAGCGTGGGCCACACTTGATCTGAGCGGAAGGCATGGAAACGATCTCCTTCCCCCCAACGCCTCTTCTGGATCGTTTCCAATGCATCGACATGCATGTAGACACTGGTTCTCAAACAAGAAAGATATCTTCATTttcccctctctttcttcAATAAATGACATGACACATCAGCAATTTGCTTACATGACAATGTAATAAATAGGGATAGAAACTACCCTTGGTACTGCATTGTGAGTGTCCTCATCCTTGTAGCACGGCATGCCCGGCCTCGGGTCGATCACACCGGCGGATCGTCACATGCAAGTCCAAGATAATGCCCACGAAACCACGTGATTTATTCAGCATCCAGAGGAGCACAGTAACAACACAAACCAATCGATTCCGCACTTACCGCATAGTTCTTTTCTCTCGCTGCAAGCGTGTTTCGTTTCTATACACAGGATTACCACATTAACGCAGGCACACAGTTGAGTGGAAAACCACTCCGATCATACAAAGACGAAGCAGCAGGAGCCGAGAGAACCTAGCTACATCACGATGCCTGCATGCATCGGAGGCTGTAGTGCGTGTTCAGATCGAGCCAGCGCTTATTCACGTCGAATAACCACAGCACCAAGAGTCATCCGTGTGGATGTCGATCACTGGGAATTGTCGAAGGAGTCGTCCGTCGGCTGCCAGTATCGGTTGGTGAACCACATGGAGTCGGCCGCCATGGCGCTGCCGTCCTGGTTGCGGTGCCACGCGTAGTACGCGTGCGTCCTGTTCTTGATGTCCAGGATGGCGTGCCCGAAGCTGGGCTCCCTGAAGGCCGAGTAGGCAGGCTGCGGCGCCGTCATGCTGCGTTTGTTGTCAGGAAACCAGATGTATCAGGTGAAGGACGCAAAATGGTACGTAGATATGTATCATATATGGTCAGCAATCCAGGAACTGAAAACAGTTGAAGCTGTTGAATGCTGCGTAAGGAAAAGGATTCCTACTTGGTGGCCAGTCCTTCCTGATTTCCTCCGTCGCCGATGGTTATGTAGACGGGGGCAGATTGATCGTGGACTGGAGTGCACAGGCCATTCACAATGTTGTATGCGACGTTTGATATTCTGTGCTGCAATCAGAGAACAAGTAGTCTATGTCAGAGCAGAGTATCAGTGCAAAGCAGGGCACGTTGAACTGAAACGGCTTAATTTAGATAGACGCAAGCATATATACCCATAGACGAAAGAGAAATGCGTAATGAAATTTTaatggagaaaaataaaaaaccaaacttgTTAGCACCGTAGGCAGTTTCTTTACAGATAGAAATGGGTCCTCTAAGATAGAACAGAAGATACACAAGCAATTGATTTGCAAGGAATTTCCATTTGCTTCCAAAAGCCAAGTCCTTGACTATTTTGTGGGGACAAAAAGTGAGAGTAAGTGCTTACCGTCCGTTCATAAGCATGCACGTGTCCTGCAAACACGAGATCAACTTTGTACTTTACGAACCACGGCTCGTACATTACTCTCATGGTTTCACCTTCCATGTAGTGATAGTTATAGCTGTTGTACCATGGAGCATGCATCAGCACGATCAACCATGGTGTTTCACTCCTGTTAACCTTGGGAAACTCGGCTTCAAGCCACTTGTATTGAGGTGTATACTTTCCtggaaagaaacaaaagaactGATAAATTACCTTATTCCACTGGTAACTATGAACAGATATGTCATATGCGCATTGTAATAtacggtgttttttttaatttgtttgcacAAAGCATGTAACACTGACTACTTTTACTGGTCACAATCATGCTCACGTGGTGCTTGCTTACTTTTACTGGTGAAGCTTGcaggtaattaatttttaatacagATGCAAAGTAAAGCGCAACTGAATCATTCACACATACCATATGATGAATATGATGCCAAGACGATAATATAAGCAGATGCCCTTTTTACGGAATACCAGTAAGGGGCCGTACTACCGGAATCCTTATAAGGCGTGGGGTACCTGTAGCTGTATGGCTTGAATGGCTTTGTTTCACCCTGCAAATATGCAACAAAATGAACGTCACGAAAGGCTTATAACGTAAGACCCACTGATTATCTACTACTGAATATGCACTCACTGAAGATCATTATGCAAATAAAGTTTGAGTACAACACTTACTAGTTCTGGAGCAAAATCTATCTCATGATTTCCAGCTGTCCAGATCCAAGGCTGGTAAGCAACATTCCTCTCTACAAATCTTGCCCATGTATCCCACCTCACATTATCATGATATGGGTAGTTATCTGCATAAGACAGGTCCCCAACGAAAAGCACTGCTTGCGCCTTTGAATTGGATTCATAATGAGCAAGCGTAATATTTGAGTCGAAGCTCTGACCAAGGTCACCTGAATTCAATCGTTGTTTTCAGTGATATTAATCTTTCGAACATTTGGTGACTATGTGACATCAAACTAGCAAAAATGAATATAAGAATATTGAATACTACCTATGAGGCCAAATGTATACGGAACATCTGGGCCACTTTTCGGAGGGGTTCTGAACCAAAACTTCCTCACGGTTTGTCCAATCCCAACAGCATAGTAATATTTTCTGTCAAACTGCATTAAAGACAGTAGTCAGTCTTTAATTTACAGTCCAAACACTAGAGAAATGCACATCTTTTTGAAAGAGCTAATACCTCCAAGTTTTTAACTGTACAGTGGTGAATATATCCTGATGTGTAGTTGTAGAATGTATACTGAGTGTGTTTTCCATTTGCAGAGAAATTAAGGTTATCCTTTGCAGTCCCGTAGAGCACAGTGCTTGAACCTGGCTCACTTGTTGTCACCCATGAGATTATCATGGCTGTGCCATCATGATTGCCTTGTGTGATGTGGACCTTTCATAGAGCAATATCAATAAGATAATTATCAGAGTGGAGAATACACCAATGAGTATTACCCTAACGCATCTTGAATACGACTTTTTAATCCTAAAAGCACATTTAAAAAGGAATGGACATCAATCTCATGTAAAAAGGCGTCCTAAATTCATTTAGTGATAGTTAATTCTACGGAGTAAGACTCCGCAAGAACAAGAAGGTTCTAAAAGACAACAAAAAGGTTCGTAAAAGGCCCCTGCAACCAATTAGTACTAAATGGTGAAGCAGAAACATATGATGGCAGTCTTGCCTAAATGTTAACTTTAGAAACGAGTGAAGCAGAGCaaatggtggtggtgttgtACGGAAGCAGTATTTTAGTCAAGAACACTGCCAAGTTTGTGGAGTGGGATTAAGGAAGTTAGAAAAGCATCCCAGGTGCTGACCATGAACAAGCCAAATGCTCATCGTTAGACTAATGGCAAAAACCACAGTCAGTCAGTCAAGCAGCTAAAAGCATGCACCGTGATGCCAAGTTCAAGCCTACTAACGAGACATCTAATTTACCCAAACCCAATGGAAATGCttgaaactgaaaaaaaaacgcacAGTACGGATAGGAGGAGAGCATGTCTGAAGAAAGAAAGGCAGTCGACTTTAGGACTATCCAAACAGAAATGTCTTCCGTTGGCTGTATCTTCAGCAGCAGACTCCAAAAGGAAGCAAGCATGCACATGGATGACCACCGAGGAGGACCAGCACGAGTATAACAGTATATTACACTTCACTTGTCATTTCgcttctatttataatttataggtcaaaatttatatttttagtcttaaatttaaagatgattttaatattttatttaccgatttttatttttcagatttatataaaaattttatttacaaattatttttcatttgcaaatgcACAGCGAAACAATCACCACCTATACACTAACCAAAGTGTGGCTCACGAGTCACGAATCACGACTTCACGAGAGATGCAGGAACAAGCAGAGCACTGATTCCTCGGAAGCACGGACGCAACAAAATCGAAGCCTTCCGATGCTTTCCCTCCGCGACGCAGGAAATGAAACAACCGATACGACAACGCGGAGCAGCCAGTGTTGGGGGGCGGAGTAGTACTAGCTATTGTTACCTGCTGGGGCGCATTGTGGCCGGGCGGGGCGCGGAAGACGTCGGCGTCGAGCGGCATGTCGACGGCGGAGCCGAGCCGGCGCCGGTACTCGCTGGTCTGGCCGGCGAGGCACGCGCCCAGCAGCAGGCCGACGGCGCACCACCACGCGGCCACCGCGGCGCCGgccccccgccgccccgccaTGGCTGCAGTCACCTGGCAGCAACAAGGGgggtcttcttcttcttcgtgaAGGCCGCGTGCTCGAGGATGAATTGGGATTTGGGAATGGGATCGCTTGCTCGATTTGTATatcgcgatcgatcgatggatggatgggttggTCAAAGTGGGCGCGTGGGGCGGAGGCGTGGGGGAGATGGAATATACTGAGAGTGAGATGAGGtgccaaaaaatataaatctcgGAGGGAGACGCATGCGGAATTGATTAGTTCAAGTTTGAACACAGAGAAGCAGCGGTCAAGCGAGTGAGGGGacccaaacaaaaataatttataaataaaaattatatatatatatatattctcaagtttgtaaaataaactttgttaaaaagaatattaaaattaactctaaatttaaagctaaaattttaaatttttacttatgtatatgtttataaaccaaaatt
This is a stretch of genomic DNA from Oryza brachyantha chromosome 1, ObraRS2, whole genome shotgun sequence. It encodes these proteins:
- the LOC102707927 gene encoding purple acid phosphatase 2, which produces MAGRRGAGAAVAAWWCAVGLLLGACLAGQTSEYRRRLGSAVDMPLDADVFRAPPGHNAPQQVHITQGNHDGTAMIISWVTTSEPGSSTVLYGTAKDNLNFSANGKHTQYTFYNYTSGYIHHCTVKNLEFDRKYYYAVGIGQTVRKFWFRTPPKSGPDVPYTFGLIGDLGQSFDSNITLAHYESNSKAQAVLFVGDLSYADNYPYHDNVRWDTWARFVERNVAYQPWIWTAGNHEIDFAPELGETKPFKPYSYRYPTPYKDSGSTAPYWYSVKRASAYIIVLASYSSYGKYTPQYKWLEAEFPKVNRSETPWLIVLMHAPWYNSYNYHYMEGETMRVMYEPWFVKYKVDLVFAGHVHAYERTHRISNVAYNIVNGLCTPVHDQSAPVYITIGDGGNQEGLATNMTAPQPAYSAFREPSFGHAILDIKNRTHAYYAWHRNQDGSAMAADSMWFTNRYWQPTDDSFDNSQ